In the genome of Hevea brasiliensis isolate MT/VB/25A 57/8 chromosome 14, ASM3005281v1, whole genome shotgun sequence, the window CCGAGTAGCGGGAGGAAGTGGTGCAGGAGGAGGACGTTGGGCAAGTTGACATGAAGTAAAAACCCCACCACCATATAGATCATTGTTCCCCTCAAAGCTTGAACATGGAAAGGTCAAGAATTGGCCTCCTGTTGGGATTTCCCCATAAAGTTGATTGTCTGCTATACTGAACTTGGATAGAAAGCTGAGCTTTACCAATGAACTGGGTATTTCTCCGGATAATTTGTTATGAGACAAATCCAAAAtttctaaacttgacattctagATAAATCATCTGGAATTGGCCCGGAAAGCTCGTTTGTGCTGAAGTTTAAAAAATGAAGTCCTTTCAAGTTCCCAAAACTTGGCCAAATTGGTCCATTCAGCTTGTTGCGACTTAGATCCAAAGTTGGTGGAAGGCTCCCAATTTTGTTATACTGCAAACTTGTACTAGATTTCCCAGTTTTCTTATATAAAGGAATGCCTGGGGCATTTCCATCAATTAAGATTCTCCTGTCTGTTAGGATTTGTAGTCCTGTCAAGCTTATTGGTATTTCACCAGTAAATGAGTTATCGGAGAAATCCAAGTAAAAGAGACTACTGAAATTGCCTATCCAGAGTGGAATAGATCCACTCAAGTGATTCCAAGATAGATCTAATAACTCCAGCATTTTGCAACCCCTCAACCATAGTGGAATTGAACCTCTGAGTTGACAATTGGCAATAATGAGTACCTTGAGATTTTTAAATTGCAAATTCACATCACTGGGCATTTGTTCATCCTGAAAATTGCGAGTGAGGACCAGAGTAGTCAAATTTTTGCATTGTTGTAGAATTCCAAGAGCTGCTGATATGTTTGCAAGGCTGGTATTTGAGAGTGAGAGGTATGTCAGGGCCTGCAGATTCTTGAACTTGTAAGGAACCTCTCCACCGAGTTTGTTTCTGCTAAGATTCAAAACACTCAAATTTTGACAAGAGGATATACTTTCAGGGATCGGGCCTTGGAAATTGTTAGTACCAACATCCAAGAAAGCCAGATGAATCATTGCAGAACAATTTATATTGATTGGTCCATCCATGGTGTTGTTGCGCAAATTAAGATTTTCAAGTGTTGGAGAATTCACCAGTGAATTAGGCAAATGGCCGTTGAATTTATTTGAGTTGGAAGAGAAGAACTTAAGCTTTCTAAGCCTCTCAAAAACATCAGGAAGATTTCCAGAAAACATGTTGTTGGAGATATCCAATTCTACAAGGTTAGAAAGGTTAGCTATTCCATCATTCAATGCCCCAGAAAAGTGATTATCTTGAAGGTGCAATACCTGGAGATATTGCAGCTGCAAGAGACCGTATGGGAAACTTCCTGAGAGCATATTACCATTAAGAAAGAGATGCTGCAGAGAAGAACATCTTCCAAAACTTGTTGAAACTTCACCACTGAAGTGGTTGCCGGCAAGATCAAGAACTTGAAGATGGGGTGAGGTTTTGCAAAATGTTGGATCGACAGAACCATTAAAACTGTTGAATGAAATGTCAAAATACTTGATTGAGGGTAAATAAATACCTCCTGGTAGTGAACCAACAAAATCATTACTGTTTAAATCCAGGACTTCCAGACTCTGCAACTGAAACAATTTGGGTGGAACGATTCCATGAAGGAAATTCTGAGAAAGATTAAGCATTCTCAGCTGATCCAGATCTTCTAAAGACTCGCATAGTACTCCAGAGATCTTTTTCTTTCCAAGTTCCAACCCAATTACCTTATTACTTGAAGTGGTGGAATTGTCACAAGTGACACCAGCCCACGTGCAACAAGTAGATGTGGAGAAGTTCCACCCATCAATCCCTGATGTTAAGCAATTGCCGAAGTTAGTCAAGGCCCTGAGGTCATTTGAATGGCATGCCATATCCTGGCATCTTAAGATAGGAACCTTGAAACTGATCATGtagatgatgaagaagaagaagtgtaGGAACCCCATCTTCATACTATTGAGCAGAGTGCTAAAATTGGAGTTCTAATATGGTATCATCTTCCATGGTGTTTTAGTTCCTTTATAATTATTATCTTATGACGTAAAAGGAAATAGTCAAAGATGACTTTGCCCACTTGACTTTGAAAAAATAGTACaggaatgattaaaaaaaatggaatcccttgaatatattaaaattaatgatttgatttacatattttaaaaaaatttataatttaatctttcacatttaatttcattgattgctTGCTACTTTCATTTATTTTTGTCCATTCGACAGTTAATCAAaggattaaaaaataattaatgaaagacAAAAGTGttcataataataaaaatttaatgacaaAAATATAAGAATGAAAATATAtgaaagaatcaaaatttaactaatattt includes:
- the LOC110667590 gene encoding phytosulfokine receptor 1-like yields the protein MKMGFLHFFFFIIYMISFKVPILRCQDMACHSNDLRALTNFGNCLTSGIDGWNFSTSTCCTWAGVTCDNSTTSSNKVIGLELGKKKISGVLCESLEDLDQLRMLNLSQNFLHGIVPPKLFQLQSLEVLDLNSNDFVGSLPGGIYLPSIKYFDISFNSFNGSVDPTFCKTSPHLQVLDLAGNHFSGEVSTSFGRCSSLQHLFLNGNMLSGSFPYGLLQLQYLQVLHLQDNHFSGALNDGIANLSNLVELDISNNMFSGNLPDVFERLRKLKFFSSNSNKFNGHLPNSLVNSPTLENLNLRNNTMDGPININCSAMIHLAFLDVGTNNFQGPIPESISSCQNLSVLNLSRNKLGGEVPYKFKNLQALTYLSLSNTSLANISAALGILQQCKNLTTLVLTRNFQDEQMPSDVNLQFKNLKVLIIANCQLRGSIPLWLRGCKMLELLDLSWNHLSGSIPLWIGNFSSLFYLDFSDNSFTGEIPISLTGLQILTDRRILIDGNAPGIPLYKKTGKSSTSLQYNKIGSLPPTLDLSRNKLNGPIWPSFGNLKGLHFLNFSTNELSGPIPDDLSRMSSLEILDLSHNKLSGEIPSSLVKLSFLSKFSIADNQLYGEIPTGGQFLTFPCSSFEGNNDLYGGGVFTSCQLAQRPPPAPLPPATRPPTEKMTIMGLQFGIGAATGFAITVIFCFMSGWVIPKPKARQR